A region of Helicoverpa zea isolate HzStark_Cry1AcR chromosome 16, ilHelZeax1.1, whole genome shotgun sequence DNA encodes the following proteins:
- the LOC124637557 gene encoding uncharacterized protein LOC124637557, with translation MDEVSIVQICRSAYKEDEVCSAKLLLYKSLGQLEQMPSRRRDGGDKSLQDIISLLKRTDPDDVPEFVAKDLHKLPPVTFDHVDVTRLLKDITCLKASLEDMKSKMEASQVTISDLRGEVALLRNAVSISGSLDIINVNTRRGAQNASVISFESANSSASPIADVADDAPRPAAAAAAVSTPAAETCVGTLTPKRAYAAVAATNKPVVTQTKRAKAKGGKQTRGTSQPQTGPKKDMCDKDGFIKVERRKKRPPCRNQCGTAQTGPNILLRPAVPTTQLYVSRLHHTTTVEQIVEINIQIAQQNIFVVKATVVKARGMDNKSRSKPIQSLCNDTNKRAYV, from the exons ATGGATGAAGTCAGCATCGTGCAGATCTGCAGATCAGCCTACAAAGAGGACGAGGTTTGCAGTGCAAAGCTGCTGCTCTACAAGTCGCTCGGACAACTCGAGCAGATGCCATCCCGCCGAAGGGACGGTGGCGACAAGAGCCTGCAGGACATCATCTCCCTGCTGAAAAGGACGGATCCTGACGACGTGCCTGAATTCGTGGCGAAGGACTTGCATAAGCTGCCTCCCGTCACGTTCGATcacgtcgacgtcaccaggctGCTGAAAGACATAACGTGTCTGAAGGCAAGCCTGGAGGATATGAAGTCGAAGATGGAAGCTTCACAGGTTACCATCAGTGACCTGCGTGGTGAAGTGGCGTTGTTGCGCAACGCTGTTTCCATAAGTGGGTCATTAGATATAATCAATGTGAATACACGTCGCGGGGCGCAAAATGCGTCGGTCATCAGTTTCGAGTCGGCGAATTCGAGTGCGTCACCGATCGCCGATGTTGCTGACGACGCACCccgccccgccgccgccgccgctgctgtgTCAACACCTGCGGCCGAGACATGCGTAGGAACATTAACCCCCAAACGCGCCTACGCGGCAGTAGCAGCCACCAACAAGCCCGTTGTGACGCAAACAAAGCGGGCCAAAGCAAAAGGGGGTAAACAAACCCGTGGCACCTCACAGCCACAGACTGGTCCTAAGAAGGACATGTGCGACAAGGATGGCTTCATAAAGGTTGAAAGGAGAAAGAAGAGGCCACCTTGTAGGAATCAGTGCGGTACCGCACAAACTGGACCCAACATCCTGCTGCGTCCTGCAGTACCAACGACGCAGTTGTACGTGTCCCGTCTACATCACACCACGACGGTGGagcagatcgtgga AATTAATATTCAGATCgctcaacaaaatatttttgtcgtcAAAGCAACTGTCGTCAAAGCCCGGGGCATGGACAACAAAAGCCGATCAAAGCCGATTCAAAGCCTGTGTAATGACACAAACAAACGCGCCTATGTCTGA